One Paramisgurnus dabryanus chromosome 8, PD_genome_1.1, whole genome shotgun sequence DNA window includes the following coding sequences:
- the mrpl44 gene encoding large ribosomal subunit protein mL44 encodes MAACGALMSRGVLTLHYQHVCRGLMLTQIREKKRWMKAYTLIMERKRKMEGPPPPKARSQQPNFDYHAEVEAFSARLQENFSVDLLKTSFVNPCYLRSEEQRRHLLGLDAETTALNLQDNSELQAHGRTFTQVFLNNWCRENFPSLPEEGVAAVVGHLSGSEVMCHVARNLAVEELTMSAEFPVPDEILKGTLFAVIGALEQSSGSLRAGLFIRDFLVTQLIGIDLFDMWKVVDPMGLLVKELNRKGMALPEPRLIRSAGASTVLPLYFVGLYSDRKLLAQGPGETVLAAEEEAARVALRKLYGYTENRRPWDFITPSEPLQNLGAQPVISG; translated from the exons ATGGCGGCGTGCGGGGCACTCATGAGTCGCGGTGTTTTAACTCTGCATTATCAGCATGTATGCAGAGGATTGATGCTCACACAGATCAGAGAGAAGAAGAGATGGATGAAAGCGTATACACTCATTATGGAGAGAAAGAGGAAGATGGAGGGACCCCCGCCTCCAAAGGCACG CTCACAGCAGCCAAACTTTGATTACCACGCTGAGGTGGAAGCCTTCAGTGCCCGTCTCCAGGAAAATTTCTCTGTGGATCTTTTGAAGACATCCTTTGTGAATCCCTGCTATTTGCGCTCTGAGGAGCAGAGGAGACATTTACTGGGTCTTGATGCGGAGACCACTGCTCTTAACCTGCAAGACAACAGCGAGCTGCAGGCACACGGTCGAACGTTCACACAG GTTTTCCTCAATAACTGGTGCAGGGAAAACTTTCCCAGCCTGCCAGAGGAGGGAGTGGCAGCCGTTGTAGGCCATTTGTCCGGGTCAGAGGTCATGTGTCATGTCGCACGAAACCTTGCGGTGGAGGAACTGACGATGAGTGCGGAGTTTCCTGTTCCGGATGAAATCCTGAAAGGGACGTTGTTTGCTGTGATTGGTGCTTTGGAGCAAAGCAGTGGGTCTCTCCGAGCAGGGCTTTTTATCAGA GATTTTCTGGTGACTCAGCTTATAGGGATAGATTTGTTTGATATGTGGAAAGTAGTTGATCCCATGGGACTGCTGGTTAAAGAATTGAACCGGAAAGGTATGGCTCTACCTGAACCTCGCCTCATCCGGTCCGCTGGCGCCAGTACCGTCCTACCACTCTATTTTGTTGGGCTTTACAG tgaCCGTAAGCTGTTGGCTCAAGGTCCGGGTGAGACCGTCCTAGCAGCAGAAGAGGAAGCAGCACGTGTTGCTTTAAGGAAACTGTACGGCTATACGGAGAACCGTAGACCGTGGGACTTTATTACCCCTAGTGAGCCACTTCAAAACCTCGGAGCACAGCCTGTCATTAGTGGATAA